Proteins from one Ranitomeya variabilis isolate aRanVar5 chromosome 1, aRanVar5.hap1, whole genome shotgun sequence genomic window:
- the FGFBP1 gene encoding fibroblast growth factor-binding protein 1 — MKLKNFALLTVASLLIFQLLLVKGNKQKEGKKDRQKGAGREENQKSPTRNGEKQRGAKGGKGSLQLHGKFVSKDKAECTWSVSGTETVAVNVECAKGETKVSCAYGGNPTACPNYVANQKSYWKQITRALRKQKNLCRDHKAVLKSKECKKGPPEAHLSYLPPDVPVPSHEHKEGSKPSTEPAQDCVEDADVLEKQRLAKEYCGNSWSSLCSFFFSMVQGKSC, encoded by the coding sequence ATGAAGCTGAAAAACTTTGCCCTGCTCACTGTGGCGAGCCTCTTGATTTTCCAGCTTCTCTTGGTGAAAGGAAATAaacaaaaagaaggaaaaaaagacaGACAGAAAGGGGCAGGTAGAGAAGAAAACCAAAAATCTCCCACTCGTAATGGAGAAAAACAGAGAGGAGCCAAAGGAGGGAAAGGCTCACTTCAACTTCATGGAAAATTTGTCAGTAAAGACAAAGCAGAATGTACATGGTCTGTATCTGGGACTGAGACGGTGGCTGTCAATGTGGAGTGTGCAAAAGGAGAAACAAAAGTATCCTGCGCCTATGGAGGAAACCCTACAGCATGTCCAAACTATGTTGCAAATCAGAAGTCTTACTGGAAGCAAATCACTCGGGCTCTGAGAAAACAGAAGAACCTTTGTCGGGACCACAAAGCTGTCCTTAAGTCAAAGGAATGCAAGAAAGGACCACCAGAGGCACACCTAAGTTACCTCCCGCCTGACGTGCCGGTACCAAGCCATGAACACAAAGAAGGGTCCAAACCATCAACTGAACCAGCACAGGACTGTGTGGAGGATGCAGATGTGCTTGAGAAGCAAAGGTTAGCTAAGGAGTACTGTGGAAACTCATGGAGCTCGCTGTGCTCATTCTTCTTCTCAATGGTTCAAGGCAAAAGTTGTTAA